In the Magnetococcales bacterium genome, TGGCGGAGGGAACTGGAGTCCGCAAAACGGCCCGGTTGACTGGGGTCTCCAGGGATACCGTTGGACGGATCCTCAATCGGGTCGGAGACCATGCCAAGGAGGTTCACGACCTGTTGGTCGGCGACCTGACAGTCCCAGAAGTTCAGATGGACGAGATAGAGAACCCCAGCCATGGCCGCCGGGTTGACGGGCCATTCCTGGAGCGTGGAAGGATTGCTGAGGTTCCAGATATTCAAAACTGGATGACTGTCAGGCCACCAAGGAAGATTCCTTGCAACAAACAATTCCTCCTGCATATCGTAATTCCGTTCAGGTCGTGGTCGTGGATGTTTCCACACACAAACCATGCAAATGAATGCAAGACAAGAAGCGCCAGCCCTGGAAACAGCCGTTCCGGTAAAAAATCGTCTTGTTTGGGAAGGAAACGCCAGCTCAATGGAAAATTGTCTCGACTCGACGGGAAACACGCCCGACCGGAAAGAGGATATGGGCATGAAGAGCGTATGGGCGTGTCTGGAAAAAGGCGGAACCGTTCTGACGGTCAACCGGCGTCTGGCGCGGCATTTGATGGACGATTTCGACCGGCTCCAGCTTGAGCAGGGGCGGTCCACCTGGCCGACACCGGATATTGTCCCCCTGAGTGGCTGGCTGGAACGGTGTTGGGATTCTCTGGTCGGTCTGCCCGATCTGCCCGATCTGGCGGCAGAGTCCGGCACCATGCCGCTCCTGTTGAATCCCGTCCAGGAACAAGCCCTCTGGGAACAGGTCATCCGGGCGGAGAGTGTCGGCAGTCCGTTTCTGGACGTGGCATCCGTGGCCGAAAAAGCCTTGCAGGCCTATGAACTGTGGCATGCCTGGTTGGACGCGAATGACCAGGTGGACCCGGCAAACCTGTTTCTGGATGTCGATGCCCAGGCGTTTCAGACCTGGATGGCCCGCTTTGAGGCGCGTTGTACGGAACAGGGTTGGATCGTGGCCGCCAGATTGCCCGCATGGCTCACCCACCAGGCAATCCATCTGGCCATGGGGTCGCATGTGCTTCTGGCCGGATTCGAGCGTCTCGCACCGGCCCTGGAACGCCTGTTCGATCAATTGTCCCGGCAGGGAACCATGATCTCCTGCTGGCAACCACCCGGGCAACAATCCCAGACCGTGCGCCTGGACTTTCCTGACCAGAATTCCGAAATCGAAACCGCCGCCCGCTGGGCACGGCATCATCTGGCCGCCAATCCGGAAGATCGTATCGGGGTGATCATTCCGGATTTGCAGCGCATGCGCGCACAGGTCGTCCGGATTTTCACCGACGTGTTGCATCCAGAGATGTTTGCCTTGACCGCCGCCCCTGAACGTCCGTTGTTCAATCTGTCCCTGGGTTCACCGTTGGCCGGATATCCGCTGATTCAGGACATGTTTCTGGTTCTCGACGGCTTGCGGGGAAGCTGGGCGCTGACCGATGCCGGTGCCCTGTTGCGGTCGCCATGCATCACCGGCGGGGAGAGCGAGCGCTGGCCCCGCGCCCTGCTCGACCAGCATCTGCGCGACAAGGGACGCCCCCGCCTCGCTGTCAAACAATGGCAACAAATGACCGGGGAGCCTGCCAGAGGCGATCATTGTCCGCTCTTGCGCCAGGTTTTGACCCGGGCCATGGCCATGCTGCCAACGCCCGACCGGCAAACCCCCAGCGCGTGGGTGGAGACATTTTCGAACTGGCTTGCAATCTGGGGCTGGCCCGGGGAGCGAACCCTGACCAGTCGCGAATTTCAAACCTGGGAAGCCGGGCGGACACTTCTGGCGACTTTTGCCACCCTGGATCGCATTGTGGGGCGCATCTCCCTCCCGACGGCCCTGCAACAGATTCGCAAACTGGCCCAGCGCCGGTTGTACCAACCGGAAACGCCCGATGCCCCCATTCAAATATTG is a window encoding:
- a CDS encoding PD-(D/E)XK nuclease family protein; translation: MKSVWACLEKGGTVLTVNRRLARHLMDDFDRLQLEQGRSTWPTPDIVPLSGWLERCWDSLVGLPDLPDLAAESGTMPLLLNPVQEQALWEQVIRAESVGSPFLDVASVAEKALQAYELWHAWLDANDQVDPANLFLDVDAQAFQTWMARFEARCTEQGWIVAARLPAWLTHQAIHLAMGSHVLLAGFERLAPALERLFDQLSRQGTMISCWQPPGQQSQTVRLDFPDQNSEIETAARWARHHLAANPEDRIGVIIPDLQRMRAQVVRIFTDVLHPEMFALTAAPERPLFNLSLGSPLAGYPLIQDMFLVLDGLRGSWALTDAGALLRSPCITGGESERWPRALLDQHLRDKGRPRLAVKQWQQMTGEPARGDHCPLLRQVLTRAMAMLPTPDRQTPSAWVETFSNWLAIWGWPGERTLTSREFQTWEAGRTLLATFATLDRIVGRISLPTALQQIRKLAQRRLYQPETPDAPIQILGILEATGEPFSALWLLGLAGEVWPAAPAPNPFLPLAWQRQRGLPRASAQGELEFARRLTERLLASASRVVASHARMQEDLPQRLSPLIAHVPPVDIGFLDLGPGQPYWRSIQAAAEWETCPDHQGTPLQSNVQVAGGARVLKSQAECPFQAYAVYRLGATALPEVEPMVDARTRGTLVHRVLELFWRETPDLKNLAGLDDASLAERIRKAVVASVQQEAENRPEWFPDGLRRLEENRLTRLLTTWIKLERTRTRSFQVVLHEKSLQLDVGGLLLDLRPDRVDALADGRRVVLDYKTGEPKLSDWRVPRLREPQLPLYCLIQGENVAALAFAKVRPEKPAFLGLGAEQDLLPMQNSMETALRYHQVAGWPELLTSWREDLTRMAGEFLAGVACVSPLPGACDYCQLTPLCRIHEAGLHSDPDDPEPTFFAPPG